The sequence acttttccgcggtgccattactttcttatttggctaactctttggctaacaatattccagcaacgcgcgcagacaaaagtgttttccaatctggtgcgaattctttttgtgctaattcgaagatcaaatgtgcatatgcacatcgtacgactatcgtataggaagtgaaattttttcctgggatgtttgggtttatataggtagagagagaagttgtaaatgatgcaatacattatgatttattaaagtataatttctaacataatttgtaacataatccttttttctctgttaagatgctgctgatgcagccgttattattgcctgaatacctaaagctactaattcgcaatcaataattgaatttggatcataaatatcaatttctttgatatgctgcacaacctctgcaagcacttttacatctccgtatccccgaactaatgcaacaaactctttaaatttttgttccaccgaatacagtttatcatataatgcattatgcatttcaactatacaatcatttaaaattaccattttctcaaatgtttttttcatcatgcacatacacatatcattgctaatcaatttaattactttttcaccatatagcactccaaattcaacacttatattattaaaattaatattgtcgcgtgtatcttttgaatcgtcaaagaagctgtatacgttgtctgcttcggctacaatcagcgaccatgtgactatgctcagctccaggcggttgtttcggctgtctgataatacgagttgcgggtagaaattgtcgccaagtatatttatgccgatttccaaatactttgtacaggaatccgtcaatggatattttcggcccaaaattctgcatgataattgtgttgcgattctagaacaaataaataccgtttaagtatgttattagaacaaataccgacagcgttagatgaaatgtgtttcgaacacttacttcacgtcattctgatgttttgtcatttttttgcgtgcctcttcttcttgagtagaacttgcggggcgcttcctttggcaaaaaaactctttgaaactttgagaatacatatttcacttttcacaatacaatctcgcgaacgatgcacttgcggtgatggtcaattaggttttgcgtatgcttgaaactttagcaaaccccctaccttctgtagtcgaattgcagtgtcagatttgctgcgtcaacaaaaaacttaTTTCCacgacgtagaaaaaatcatttccaagacgtagaaaaaagtgtGCAGGGTCTTAggtcgtcttccgataagaagaaatagttcaaggtcatggaggaCAGGAGTAGGATGTCATATTTCTGTTgacggtgtcaaatttcagttcaggGATGTAGGGGAGCTTCGCTTGGTGGGGGTGTTTGGTATATAGTCCTGTTTGGTGAGTAGGATCGTCACTTTGTAATTCTCTCTTGCATTTCGTCCAGTTAAATAGCGAGTGTACTATGGATTTATTTCCGCCGATCCGGGATGTGGTCCGCTCTTGGGTACCTGAtggttttcccttttttttccttttttttttttttaagtgtgGTGTATTCCATTGCAGCGCGCGAACGGGGTATATACATTGTACCGTGGCCACATAAACATTAAATATTGCCTGGCCGTGCAACGGTTGCGAAAGGACTATCGTGGCTATATAAATGACCTCATGGATTGGGATGAGGACCGCGTCCTCGAGATTGCCCCTCTTTTTGAAGAGAAGCAGGCGCTGCACTACCCAGAAAAAGAGAGAGACCTTTATACTTATATATCCCAAATTCATCCTTAAGTTTATATATCTCCTTTTTTTCTGTTcttattatgttttattattatatatatatatttctttctctctttttaatattgttacacctatatatatgtttttattgGTTTTCTGAATaaaccttcttttctttttattttgaccttgtttgtattcatttatacgTGTTCCTTGTGTTCTTTCCTGAATTCCGAGATTTTAGTTTAGTTCTTCTAGTGTAAAGACTTGTATCTGCTTTTGCTTTATTGGTTGTGGTACCGGTGGTTTAACTGTAGGTGGTCGTAGTGGGACGGGTGGTAGCGCTCTCCATTTCAAAGTGTTTGgttgttctatttttatttcttttaattcgatgtcctcgtttctAGTTAGGTGTCTTTCCCTTGGAAGTCTTTCCCAGTAAGTATGTgattgagctgaagatggctcCCAGTAACAGTATGAACCATCCGTATACTGTGTGCAGCGTATATTCTCTTATAATCGTGTCgattattagcttgcagatatgaatgattatgagaatcattattactgccGAACTAATTGaaccaaatttgatgaatttttccacgaatttattccacgtattttctgcgatatgtGATAGCGTGTTCTCCGTAAAAAGGttgttgattagtcctccttgtacgctttcttctcctagcatgcccctcgctattgtgttcagcaaggctgatttttctagggcGAACATGATGTActgttggagttcttggaggtcttcttgtgaataaattccgcttgatgctaatgaatttatttccttgtattcccaggaAATATTTGTATTAGGTTTTAGAATTCCTGGCttttgcgctttccttggtgttggtgttagtgctatccaattgttgtttaatttgtaatattgtgGAATAATTGTGTTACATTCTATTTGAGTTCCTGACTTCATTAATATATGTGTTTTCGGTGTTAGGAATCGTGTTTggttcccggaggttactggtaaCTGCGTGTAGCATTTGTCTGTGTGAAGTAATTGTACTTCTTTTGGcgtgcattttatgatgtgtACCACCTCCCCTGCAATCCTAGCAATGTATCCCGGTTTTTCCATTAGATTATATGCAAATTCGTCTGGTGAATTATCGAATAGTATGTTGTTTTGTGTTCTTTTGTATATAATTAATcttgggtgttcggtttttgttaatattctattacaagttttgatgtctcctttcgctgctagcgcgaatgagatgtcggttgtttctattgtgtataataTTTCGCGATTgttagatgttagttttgttaccaGACCTCGGTATAATACGTCGTATTTAGTTTTAAGACAATCTTCTCTCGGTAACGCTGACCAGAAGGTATGTCCCCCTTCCATatcgatacaatgttcatccgaaaatttacaaattgttcctgatgctaagcgtaatttatcattattaagactaacttgcgcggtgtattctattagtggaatttttataaggccctgtacatatattttattccatgttccgtagctatcggaataggacgctcctgtaccCGAGCTCTCTATTGCATTTCCTGCAAGgcttattcctacggatttcgtggagtttacttttaaattcgcgattgtgtgaaagttgtcgtatctaaatattccggtattgTGTATGGATTTACAattttcatggcttatgtctagaaggtattcttgtatcgcgttttctactggtactaagtggCTGAACATTCCGCATCGAAAGATTGCGCGTTGGATctctattttgcattgtatgattgggaccgttctgaattACGCTAATTGTAGGAGCCGTATTGTTGTGTTGGTTAtgctaacgtctgcatggtggaagtcgcattctCCGGTGTCCAATAAAGAgtatgtcgatacgatcggaTTGGATGCGCCGCAATCAAAcccgattattgcttggctaatttttaatgtgctgatataaattaatagaattaacttcattgtcggctcttttcctagaaagaagaCTTATGTTATTTCctgtgctgctaaatgcttCATTTGTTCGCgtgaactgtttttggctttcctttgtaatcGATTGTTATGttattgttatcccctatttttagtatttcgtACGGCCCTAAATACCAATCTTTTTCGaattttcccggtttgggttccttgagtaaccatactttgtctccgATTTTAAATTCTACCGGTTTAATTCTACCGGTTCATTTTTGAGTctattagattttcgcgtgccatactagctatatctctcatgttttttatcAGATTTTCCAAATAATAGTTAAGTGTGggtagttgttctgatttctttagaggttcagtcgaaggtagctgttacgtcccaccttcaGGGTGGTTATTTCACTgttactatgttctgggttctgccgatcaaaacgctaaagcgtaccttgaccttcctcgcaggtagtataggagtacaggatggggcGTTCAATAATTAtagatagacatgtatgggtctttcaatatatatatattctgtctctgttgttacatacccttcgctgacttcgggtgttgttcgtcaCTCGTTCGTGCTCGTATTCACtcgctggtcattcacactggAGGTCTCGGTTTTcacttgcttcgcggttcggacgatacactagactcgcgacgcgtggctacgactagaccttggagatacaagcggttggcggtggtcctgcacagcacacgggtgcactcctggacttggtccaattatgggtctgttatttCAGACcacggggatacactcgtgttgaaccgtcggccgagcacttcgtcgatgatcttcctggtttcgagtagccttactcgcggatctactgtgggtcacgaacggacagaacttcggtcTTTCTTTACGCTATCGTGGAACTGCCCGTACCTGCGTTGCGCCGATAACTTAAACTCCCAAAAgaggagtaggtcacgctctttgcttgcgaaaacgtgcaagcaaagggttttcgccatcgcattccgcgagttccccgatttcgtatcgcgggcgccgctaagcgagaaaacgctgatgtttcgcggattccagaACGAGACCtccttggaatggcgaaagacgaaaatgggttataactaggaACGTAACATCCCCCACGCTAGACACAAAATGCTCTCGAGAGGGTATTTTGTGTAAGCTGTGTTCGTCGTTCGCCACCCTCATGCGCTCACTCACACGTACATTTCCATGCATTCACAGAGTATATATATAATGGTGAAAAATTTGTACTGTAACAACGGAACTTCGCGAAAGCGACGCAGTCTGGAAACGTCCAGACGATTTCGAGAAAACCGACGATAGAGAATTGCGGGAGACAGGGGCGCGAGGCGCGAGCGGAGACGCGGAACGCGAGCGCGGAAAACGCCAAATTCATTCCTGACGACGAGATCGTTGATTTCGGCGACCGCGGATAGCAACGAGCGGATATAAAATAAGGGCTCGCGACGGCCTCGGTCTACTACGCCTGCTGTTAGCAGAGAGAAaggacgaggtaagaccatcggccgctcttggtcagcaggttagggactccggcaggagagtacggtgataatacctggacgcctgccggagaagaaagagagagagatcccGGTAGGAGAGTTCGGCGACAATTCCTGGACGCCTACCGGAAGAAGGGAGAGTACGGGAAACCTGTTCCTGGACGCTCGACCAACacggagagtacggcgataatacctggacgcctgtcgGTCGAGAGAATACAGAGCATCTCCTGGACGCCCTAGTAAAGTTAGCTTTCGAGACGCCCGGTCGatatggagagttcggcgataatacctggacgcctatcgaACGGGAAAAGTATAAGCATGGCGCTCCTTGTAAAAAGCTttgtacgaataaataaaaaggaaaactgtATCCTACACCCTGTAACCTCACCTAATCCAATAAATCCTATCTATTCAACAAATCTGGCGCCCAACGTGCTGGCCCTGAACCACGACCCATCCTCCTCACCGACGAACCTCCAGATGTCCACCTCCCAGCTTTCCGAAATCCTGGAATCCATCCAACGGACACGCTCGGTAGAGGAAGGAAGCTTCGCGAAATGTTCAGCACGCTTTGATGGGATCCAAAGCTACGCAAAGGTCATTGAATTTATAACGACGACCTCCATCTACAAAGACATTGAGCATATCTCCGACGAAAACGCTCTCCGTGGACTACCCTTGCTCCTGCAAGGACACGCGGCCACGTGGTGGAGAGGCGTCCAAACCACGGTACGAACCTGAAGAGAAGCTGTGGATCTGATACGCGCTACCTTCGCGCCTCGAAGACCCGCGTATCAGGTGTACACCGAGGTATTTCGCACCGCCCAAGATCCAAAGGTGCCCACCGACCTCTTCATCAGCAAGAAAAGAGCCCTTCTTGCGGAATTGCCAGAGCTGCCCACGGAAAGCGTCCAAATAGATATGCTGTACGGCCTTCTACGCTTTCACCTACGCGAACGGATTTCGAGGGAATCCATCACGTCTTTCACCGACCTCGTGAACCGCGCAAGGGAAATTGAAAAACTGGAAAAAGCGGCCCAGCAGCAAAATCTAGAGGAACGACCCGTGAAGAAGGATCAACGATGGAAGGAACGGTCACGATGCGGAATATGCCGGAAATTCGGGCATAGTACACTGGAGTGTAGACACCGGAAGTTCCAAGCCCCCGCGAAATCCACGGGAAACACCACACTCAAAACCAACGCCAGCGACGAGACTTCACGACCACCCTTGAAATGTTATGGCTGCGGCAAACCAGGCTTCGTAAGAAGTAAATGCCCGGATTGTAATAAGAGGACAACATCATCGACACAGGCGGCTTTCTGCTCGGTAAACACCCCGGACCAGCCAAGAACACGACCAACGGTAACGGTAACCACCGCAGGTGAAAAAGGTCATGCCTATTTCGATACCGGAGCCAAGTGTTGCGTGGCGAGTCAGAGCCTCTTCGCAGTACTCAGGAAGAAAGGACTGACCTTTTCACATAAGAGCATGCAAGTTGCATTGGCCGACGGAAACCCACGTATCCGGGAAGTCCTGGTTACGAAAGTAGACGTGGACCTGGAAGGACGAACAATTCCAACCCAGTTCATCATCCTACCCAACAGCAAGGACAATCGTCACTCTTGGGGGTAGATTTCTTGGAAGATGCTGGGATCATTATCAACACTCCGCAACGAAGCTGGCATTTTATCGAAGACCCTAAACAGGAGTACGACTATCGAGGGGAAACCAACGAGACAGAAGGAGACTCGACCCCGAGCATCACATGCTTCGTGGCAAAGACACCAAACGGGTTACAAACATACCTGGAGGAAGTCTCGCAAGAATTTCCACCGCCACCAGCCCTATTAAGCCCGATAGGAAGCCCGCGAAAACGCACGAGGGAAGAGACGAAATCCGAATGGtcgaaaattgataaattattcGAGAAGTGCCTACGCACTTATGAACCCGGACGGATGGACATCGCGGCAGTCGGCATAGAAGAAATACGAGAAGACGAAGCCGTAAGTATAACCCCgaaagaaattgagaaattacAAAATCTGTTAAAGGTGAACAAGGAGCTCTTCCAAGCAGAGGGGCCTCCGACGGCCGAGGCGATCCACAGAATAAACACCGAAAACCACACTCCCATAGCAGTACCACCGTATCGCCTGCCACCCGCGAAAAGAGAGCTGCTGCAAAAGGAGCTGAAGAAAATGTTGGAATGTGACATCATCGAGGAATGCGAGTCACCCTGGGCTGCACCTGTGGTCCTGGTACCGAAGAAGAATGGCAGCATTCGGGTTTGCGTCGATTATCGACGCCTAAATGCAATCACGGTCAGCGATTCGTACCCACTACCAAGGATCGACGATTTACTGCATACAGCCAAGAAGACCAACTACATGTCCACCCTGGATCTGCAGTCAGGATATTGGCAGATCGGAGTATGGTCTGAAGATCGAGACAAGACGGCATTTACCAGCCCCTTTGGGATCTACCGGTTCAAACGCATGCCGTTTGGGCTGAAGAATGCTCCAGCCACCTTCCAGCGGCTAATGGACCATCTGAAGTCGGGCCTGGGGTCCTGAAACGTACTAGTCTATCTGGACGACCTTTTGATCCTGTCGTCAACATTTGACGAACACCTGGAAGACCTGGAGGCTGTATTCGCTGGACTCCGGAAATTCGGACTGCGAATGAATCGGGAGAAATGCCGATTCTGTTGTCAGAATATCAAGTATCTGGGTCACGTTCTCACGCCTCAAGGAATTCAGCCGGATCCCGACAAGACGAAAGCGATACAGAATATGAGAGCACCAGTAAACCTTAAACAATTAATATCTTTTCTGCAGACTTGTTCCTGGTACCGCCGGTTTGTACCAAACTTCGCCAGCGTCGCGGAACCACTCACCCGGCTGACACGAAAGAAAACTACCTGGGAATGGACCTCGCAGCAACAGCAAGCTTTCGAGAACCTAAAGAAGGGCCTCACCAGCACACCCATCCTGCAGACAGCGGACGAAACGAGACCCTATACCATTCGAACGGATGCCAGCAACTACGCTATCGGAGCAGTTCTTCTCCAGGGGGAGAAGGAGACCGAGCACCCAGTGGAGTACGCCAGCAGACTACTGTCACCAGCCGAGAAGGACTATTCCACTACGGAACGAGAGGCTCTCGCTGTGGTCTGGGCAGTGGACAAATTCCGAGGCTACATCGAGGGCGCGGACGTCACAATCGCATCAGACCATCAGCCCTTAAAATGGTTGATGTCATTAAAGTCACCAAGCGGACGATTGGCACGTTGGGCATTACTGCTGCAGCCCTATTGTCCCAAAATTCAATACATCCCTGGGCGATCCAATGTGGTTGCAGACATGCTCTCGAGGCTTCCAACAGAACCATGGGACGAACAGGGAAGGACGGACATTGGCGGCGTTGCAGTGGATATGCCGAACCGCGGCCCCGCTGTAACAAGGCAACAACAACTCTAGGACGACGACTTGAAGAAAATCATCGAGACGCTGGAAACCACGACGGACGACGACGAGATAAGAAAATGGACGACATGAGGCTACTTCCTGGACGATGGGATACTCTATCGATATGCCCCGAATGTGGACTCCGAAGAAGCACAACTGGTCGTACCGACACACGAGAGGAAGGACAGTCTCAGGTCGTACCACAATGACCCCACGGCTGGGCATTATGGGGTACAGCACACCCTCCACCGGATAATGAAACGATACTTCTGGCCAGGGATGGCTCGAGAAATTGCGGAGTACGTCCGTTCCTGTATCGAATGTCAACGTTACAAGTCCAGCAACCTCAAGCCAGCCGGCTTGCTTCAAACACCTGTGATGCAGCGACGTTCTGAAGTACTGGCGGTAGACCTCTTTGGCCCACTACCtaccacgaagaagaacaaccgcTGGATATTGATAATCGAGGACACCGCTTCCCGGTGGGTAGAAATATTTCCATTACAGCAGGCAAACGCAACGGCGTGTGCAGAGGTCCTAATAAATGAGGTATTACTAAGATTCGGGTTACCCAGCCGAATCATCAGCGACAACGGTACACAGTTCATAAGCGGAATAATGCAGCAAGTTGCTCATTGCTTAGGTATCCAGCTATCTTTTACCCCTGTTTATCATCCAGAGGCGAATCCAGTGGAGAGGAAGAACCGAGACCTGAAGGCACAGCTTGGGATCTATGTCCGGAACGACCACACCACCTGGGACGACCGACTTCCTGCCATCCGTTTCGCTATGAATTCGGTGAAATGCGAGACGACTGGGTATACGGCTGCTTATCTCACGTTTGGACGAGAGCTGCGGACACCAGACGACACCAATCGTGACCTGAGGGCAATCATCGAAGGAGAAAATTTTCTACCTGAGGTCACCCCGAAACTGCTCGCCCTGGCCGACACCCTGCGAGTGGCGCAACAAACACAGGAAGAGTGCCAGGACCGCAGGAAACGGTATGCAGATAAACGACGGCGTGAGGGACCAGAGTACGGGACCGGCGACCTAGTCTGGGTTGCCACCCACACCCTGAGTAAACGAGACCAGAACTACTCATCCAAGCTGGCCCCGAGACGAGATGGGCCGTACGTCGTGAAACGGCGCATCGGCGCAAGCAGTTACGAGCTGACAACCAGGGAAGCCGAGCCTGTGGCGATTGGAGTCTACCACGCTTCAGCACTCAGCCCCTACACTGGAGAACGAGGGCTGATACCAACACCAGTGGTGCCCATCCGAAGACGTGGGCGTCCCCGGAAAAGAAGGAGGGAAGAAGAAGCCGGCCCCAGCTCCAGAGAGGACTTCAACGAATAAGATCCTGGACTACTCATCGAGGCGATTTCGTGTCCAGAGGGGGAGAATGTAACAACGGAACTTCGCGAAAGCGACGCAGTCTGGAAACGTCCAGACGATTTCGAGAAAACCGACGATAGAGAATTGCGGGAGACAGGGGCGCGAGGCGCGAGCGGAGACGCGGAACGCGAGCGCGGAAAACGCCAAATTCATTCCTGACGACGAGATCGTTGACTTCGGCGACCGCGGATAGCAACGAGCGGATATAAAATAAGGGCTCGCGACGGCCTCGGTCTACTTCGCCTGCTGTTAGCAAAGAGAAaggacgaggtaagaccatcggccgctagtagttgttctatgcggattctaaatcactggcgtcagcattttttttgctgactcagcagtaatttgacaccatcagcagaaatatgataccccccctccccgccccctctccccaccccatgaccttgaactgaaatttgacaccaccgtcagcagaaatatgatacgtcctcgacaacccccaccccataaccacccctccccccacccgcacccaccccataacccacccctccaccccaccccatgaccttgaactaaaattaggcgccaccgtcagcagaaatatgatacgtcctgaccttgaactgaaatttgacaccccatgacaacccccacccccaccccatgaccttgaactatttttgtcttatcggaagacggcacaaggcccccaagtggaaatgagattttttgttggcgcagcaaatctgacgctgcaattcgcgactatagaaggtagaggttttgctcatgaccttgaacgaatttttctacgtcttggaaatgcggtttttttgttgacgctgcagagtgaacagcaattaaacactttcgtcaatgacagccccactttaataaaatgggagaaaattggcaatgtgtgtcatatgtagtttgacaattagaagtgcaaggatacttaacgcgtttgtggaaaagagaaatggaggccacgttactgcaggaactcgaacgcatcaccgaattattggcgcagcgggcgataaacatcaatactgaagatgagcgttgcgattgcttgatgcgatgtgatcagtgcatcgaattgatagacgaacgattacaaatgggagacgatttatcagtcgaaggatggcgagacatagaagcatacaaagaaagaatcgacgccttgcgcagaatattgtatcgtgacaatgatcatcctagtggtcaaaaggcaatattactaaacgaacttgcttgtatagaacaacttttgacacaacgtattgcagccataagtagtaacgacgaccgaaacgcatgtctggtgcaatgcaatcaatgcattgatttaatgatagagcgattgcaactggaaaaggacttatcaactggtttgaaaaatagtttaacagccaggatagcgagatttaaatcgttaagagcagagttacacggatctgtaaaaataggcgaaggtcaaaggagaacagatgctgaatcacatgcatcatcatcatctcttatctgggaggatgtagaatcagctttccataaccggataactacaggaattataatcaacaccgagcatattgaaccacgaaactttttggaagatgctagaaaaatagtattccaacgtctagcggaagttttccaaaatcattcatgcataaaagtgaatacggtgttgtatggggagtttaccgctaataataaaactgatgtgaaaagtttcagtgtgagaaataaacaattattttctacatcaaacttgaacgattggtatgacaaatacgttgtgaactcaactttaacactgatggaagaatttcaggaacgggatagtggttgggcaatatcgaaaattctgcatttgatgttaaatatcaataaatgcaatccgatgcatgttggttgttacaccgacataccaaaaacaatcatggacaaaagagcggtagtaaatgtggaagttgacgatgatacatgttttgtcagatcgatagttgcagcattatatcccgcccatgtgaatgcaaatcggccatcatcgtatcccaactatgacaccgttttaaatttggagggcatcgcatttccaataacgcttaatcaaataccaaaatttgagccccaaaacgatgtttcgataaacgtttatttctgggacatgagtgtgaaaaggtgtgctccgctccaactcaccactaacaaaagatttcgtcacgttaacctgctgatgcttgaaacgcccaaccgtaatgtgcgccactttgcatggattaaaaatctttcccagcttgtttcaaaccagctcagtgcacataagagtaaaacttatatttgtgacaggtttgtatcacgccatt comes from Osmia lignaria lignaria isolate PbOS001 chromosome 8, iyOsmLign1, whole genome shotgun sequence and encodes:
- the LOC143305528 gene encoding uncharacterized protein LOC143305528, producing MRDIATSGTICKFSDEHCIDMEGGHTFWSALPREDCLKTKYDVLYRGLVTKLTSNNREILYTIETTDISFALAAKGDIKTCNRILTKTEHPRLIIYKRTQNNILFDNSPDEFAYNLMEKPGYIARIAGEVVHIIKCTPKEVQLLHTDKCYTQLPVTSGNQTRFLTPKTHILMKSGTQIECNTIIPQYYKLNNNWIALTPTPRKAQKPGILKPNTNISWEYKEINSLASSGIYSQEDLQELQQYIMFALEKSALLNTIARGMLGEESVQGGLINNLFTENTLSHIAENTWNKFVEKFIKFGSISSAVIMILIIIHICKLIIDTIIREYTLHTVYGWFILLLGAIFSSITYLLGKTSKGKTPN